One window of Marinilabiliales bacterium genomic DNA carries:
- a CDS encoding aspartate aminotransferase family protein, with protein MTTARQLFLNYLAPTSNSPLKLEIEKAEGCWLISPEGRKYLDLISGISVSNIGHNNPQVVEAVHDQAGRHMHLMVYGEFIQQPQVILAELLCSLLPGNLNSVFFTGSGSEAVEGAIKLARRFTGRHEIIAFKNAYHGSTMGALSVTGCESQKRAFRPLIPSVRHIDFNSREQLDAISVNTACVIAEPVQGEAGVVLPSPGFLDDLRARCNETGTLLIFDEIQTGFGRTGKLFAMDRYGIYPDIALFAKGLGGGMPLGAFISEREIMKSFCTDPALGHITTFGGHPVSCAAAIASIKYIVHNSLFANAEKQGVFIKKMLDHAKIREVRGEGLMIAIDLGCSSMVRSVIDKCIERGVVTDWFLFNEKSIRICPPLIIERSEAEHACNVLLDCLDKM; from the coding sequence ATGACTACCGCCCGTCAGCTATTCCTTAATTATCTTGCACCCACTTCCAATTCGCCACTTAAACTCGAAATTGAAAAAGCAGAGGGCTGCTGGCTGATCTCTCCTGAAGGGAGAAAGTACCTTGATCTTATATCCGGCATATCTGTCAGCAATATCGGACATAATAATCCTCAGGTTGTAGAAGCGGTTCATGATCAGGCCGGACGTCACATGCACCTTATGGTTTACGGAGAGTTTATTCAGCAACCCCAGGTAATTCTGGCTGAATTGCTCTGCAGCCTGCTCCCCGGGAACCTTAATTCAGTATTCTTCACCGGAAGCGGTAGTGAAGCTGTTGAGGGAGCAATTAAGCTTGCCCGGCGATTTACAGGACGTCATGAAATTATCGCGTTTAAAAATGCATATCACGGAAGTACGATGGGGGCACTTAGTGTTACCGGTTGTGAAAGCCAGAAACGTGCATTCCGCCCCCTTATCCCTTCAGTAAGGCATATTGATTTTAACTCCCGGGAGCAGCTTGATGCCATAAGTGTCAATACTGCCTGTGTAATTGCCGAGCCGGTACAGGGTGAGGCAGGTGTTGTTTTACCGTCTCCTGGATTTCTTGACGATCTCAGGGCCAGGTGTAATGAAACCGGTACTTTGCTGATTTTTGATGAGATACAGACCGGCTTCGGCCGCACAGGTAAACTTTTCGCCATGGACCGATATGGAATATATCCCGATATCGCGTTGTTTGCAAAGGGGCTTGGCGGGGGCATGCCACTTGGTGCTTTTATCTCCGAAAGGGAAATAATGAAATCATTTTGTACTGATCCCGCCCTTGGTCATATAACCACTTTTGGCGGTCACCCTGTGTCATGTGCTGCAGCTATTGCCTCGATTAAGTATATTGTACATAATAGTTTGTTTGCAAATGCTGAGAAACAGGGAGTATTCATTAAAAAAATGCTGGATCATGCAAAAATAAGGGAAGTTAGGGGAGAAGGTCTGATGATTGCAATTGATCTGGGGTGCAGTTCAATGGTGCGTTCGGTAATTGATAAATGCATTGAGAGAGGAGTTGTAACCGACTGGTTTCTTTTTAATGAAAAATCAATACGTATATGTCCTCCACTGATCATTGAGCGCAGCGAGGCTGAACATGCCTGTAATGTGTTGCTCGATTGTCTGGATAAGATGTAA
- a CDS encoding DNA-binding response regulator, whose product MNCIVIDDDKLSRKVIEEFIKKTDFLHHIASFENAVDAIPLFRSGNEVHLIFLDIEMPEMTGIEFIKTLKNPPQIVIISSKEDYALVAFEYDVTDYLLKPVTYSRFFKAVDKAYSQYMKVSSVPDGRNEIFIKKNSSLIRLKYEDILWVEALENYVIVNTFDDKFTIHFTMKSIEQKLPANRFSRVHRSYIVNTSSINLIEDNSIIIPVEGGKKSIPIGKSYKDKLMNDLNLMIK is encoded by the coding sequence ATGAACTGTATTGTAATAGACGATGATAAACTCTCAAGAAAGGTTATTGAGGAGTTTATAAAGAAGACCGACTTCCTGCATCATATAGCTTCATTTGAAAATGCTGTGGATGCAATTCCACTTTTCCGATCTGGAAATGAGGTACACCTGATCTTTCTTGATATTGAGATGCCCGAAATGACCGGTATAGAGTTTATTAAAACACTGAAAAATCCACCCCAGATAGTTATTATTTCTTCAAAAGAAGATTATGCCCTGGTTGCGTTTGAATATGATGTAACCGATTATCTTCTCAAACCTGTAACATACAGCAGGTTCTTCAAGGCAGTGGATAAAGCCTACAGTCAGTATATGAAAGTATCTTCTGTTCCTGACGGCCGGAATGAGATATTTATAAAGAAAAACTCTTCACTTATCAGGCTTAAATACGAAGACATTCTTTGGGTAGAGGCGTTGGAGAATTACGTCATTGTTAATACTTTCGATGATAAATTTACTATCCATTTCACGATGAAATCGATAGAGCAAAAGCTTCCTGCAAATCGTTTTTCCCGCGTTCACAGATCCTATATTGTAAATACCAGCAGCATTAACCTGATCGAGGATAATTCAATTATAATCCCTGTTGAAGGAGGTAAGAAATCTATCCCGATAGGCAAATCATACAAGGATAAGCTCATGAATGACCTTAACCTTATGATTAAATAA
- a CDS encoding TrmH family RNA methyltransferase, with protein MSKELIEHLSDFVSAHRLEAFERVLEYRTRYLTVVCENIYQGHNASAVLRTCDCFGIQDVHIIESGNSFEINPEVALGASKWLSIRRYEEPEGNIDAVFNSLRNKGYRIVAASPHQSGVSLEDFDIGKGPSALVLGTEKDGLSQAAMACSDEFITIDMYGFTGSFNVSVSAGIILYNLRSRLNNSDISWHLDGSSVEEIKLEWLRQSIKRADLIERDFLTKHKHAGR; from the coding sequence ATGTCGAAGGAGTTGATTGAGCATTTGTCAGATTTTGTCAGCGCACACAGACTTGAAGCTTTCGAAAGGGTTCTCGAATACAGGACCCGCTATTTAACCGTAGTCTGTGAAAACATTTACCAGGGGCATAATGCAAGTGCGGTGCTTCGCACATGTGACTGCTTCGGTATTCAGGACGTACATATTATTGAGTCTGGAAATAGTTTTGAAATTAATCCGGAAGTGGCACTGGGCGCCTCTAAATGGCTGAGTATCCGCAGGTATGAAGAACCGGAAGGTAATATTGATGCCGTATTCAATTCACTCCGCAACAAGGGGTACCGGATAGTAGCTGCCAGTCCGCATCAGTCAGGAGTAAGCCTCGAAGATTTTGATATTGGAAAAGGGCCTTCAGCACTTGTGCTGGGGACTGAGAAGGACGGACTTTCACAGGCAGCTATGGCTTGTTCGGATGAATTCATTACCATTGACATGTATGGTTTTACCGGAAGCTTCAATGTTTCTGTATCAGCCGGTATAATTCTTTACAATTTGAGAAGCCGGTTGAATAACAGTGATATTTCCTGGCATCTCGACGGTAGTTCTGTTGAGGAGATCAAGCTGGAATGGCTTCGTCAGTCAATAAAGCGGGCAGACCTTATAGAAAGGGATTTTCTTACTAAGCATAAGCATGCCGGAAGATAG
- a CDS encoding HU family DNA-binding protein: MNKAQLIDAIAAGAGLTKADAKKALDAFVQATTDALKKGDRVALVGFGSFSVSKRNARTGRNPQTGKPITIGAKKVVKFKAGSELNDTVQ; this comes from the coding sequence ATGAACAAGGCACAACTAATCGATGCAATTGCAGCAGGTGCAGGGCTGACAAAAGCTGATGCAAAAAAGGCCCTGGACGCTTTTGTTCAGGCAACTACAGATGCTCTTAAAAAAGGTGACCGTGTGGCTTTGGTAGGCTTCGGCTCATTCTCAGTTTCAAAGAGGAATGCCAGAACTGGCCGTAATCCTCAGACCGGTAAACCAATAACAATTGGAGCTAAGAAAGTTGTTAAATTTAAGGCTGGAAGTGAACTAAATGACACTGTTCAGTAA
- a CDS encoding ATP-binding cassette domain-containing protein has translation MKNIGKILRFLIPYWKKGTLNITLNLLSALFALFSVTIAIPFLGILFQNEPAMTSVGEFEYTLESVRQHFNYFISNMITDHGPVRALMFLSLLIIIMSFGKNLFHYLAMYYLAPIRNGVVKDIRNQIYDKVLVLPLSYFSETRKGDVIARMTGDVQEIETSIVSSLEMLFRDPFQIIIYLGALFYMSTSLTFFVLVLLPVSGFIIGRLGRTLRQTSLKGQKKMGVLLSMIEETLGGLRIIKAFNAENKMRNRFRGTNMLYTRIMVKMQRRRSLASPVSEFLGTIVMITIMVFGATLVLADASDLNSQEFIGYLMLFYLIIAPSKSFSTAMYNVQKGLASVERVQDVLDAGNNIIEKPGAVAIEEFSGSIEYRNVYFSYDHHDVLRDINLVIEKGKTVALVGQSGSGKSTMADLLPRFYDVRQGDILIDGKSIRDYRISDLRGLMGNVNQDPILFNDSFFNNIAFGVDHATEQDVVNAAKVANAHDFIMASKHGYYTKTGDRGSKMSGGQRQRISIARAVLKNPPIMILDEATSALDTESERLVQDALFRLMKNRTSLVIAHRLSTIQFADEICVLHEGQIVERGKHANLLALNGYYRKLHDMQYFT, from the coding sequence ATGAAGAATATCGGCAAGATACTGCGTTTTCTGATTCCCTACTGGAAGAAGGGGACACTGAATATAACCCTGAACCTTCTTTCTGCACTTTTCGCTCTCTTTTCAGTGACAATTGCAATCCCCTTTCTGGGCATATTGTTCCAGAATGAACCTGCCATGACAAGTGTGGGTGAATTTGAATACACCCTTGAATCAGTCAGGCAGCATTTCAATTACTTTATCAGTAATATGATAACAGATCATGGTCCGGTACGTGCGCTTATGTTTCTCAGCTTACTGATAATTATAATGTCGTTTGGTAAAAACCTCTTTCATTATCTTGCTATGTACTATCTGGCACCCATAAGGAACGGGGTGGTAAAAGATATCAGAAATCAGATATATGACAAGGTTCTTGTACTTCCTTTATCATATTTTTCCGAAACCAGGAAAGGAGATGTTATCGCAAGGATGACAGGTGATGTCCAGGAAATTGAGACCTCGATAGTCAGTTCGCTGGAAATGCTGTTCAGAGACCCTTTTCAGATAATAATATATCTGGGTGCATTATTCTATATGAGTACGTCACTTACCTTTTTTGTCCTGGTTCTTCTTCCGGTCAGCGGGTTCATAATCGGCAGGCTCGGCAGAACACTCAGGCAGACATCGCTCAAGGGACAAAAAAAGATGGGAGTTTTGCTCTCAATGATTGAAGAAACCCTTGGAGGCCTCCGGATAATAAAGGCCTTCAATGCAGAGAATAAAATGCGTAACCGGTTCAGGGGCACGAATATGCTTTATACAAGGATAATGGTCAAAATGCAAAGAAGGCGCTCCCTTGCAAGTCCGGTCAGCGAATTCCTCGGTACAATCGTTATGATAACCATTATGGTATTCGGCGCCACACTTGTGCTTGCTGATGCGAGCGATCTTAATTCGCAGGAGTTCATTGGTTACCTGATGCTGTTTTACCTTATTATTGCACCTTCAAAATCATTCTCCACTGCGATGTATAATGTGCAGAAGGGGCTTGCATCTGTTGAAAGGGTACAGGACGTGCTTGATGCCGGTAACAATATAATTGAAAAACCCGGGGCGGTTGCAATTGAGGAGTTCAGCGGTTCCATAGAATACAGGAATGTTTATTTCAGCTATGATCATCACGATGTTCTGCGCGATATTAATCTGGTAATCGAAAAAGGGAAAACTGTTGCACTCGTTGGCCAGTCAGGTTCAGGCAAATCTACAATGGCTGACTTGCTGCCCAGGTTTTATGACGTCAGGCAGGGTGATATCCTGATTGATGGCAAGTCGATCAGGGATTACCGGATCTCTGATTTGCGGGGACTAATGGGGAATGTCAACCAGGATCCAATTCTCTTCAATGATTCATTTTTTAATAATATAGCTTTCGGTGTAGACCATGCAACTGAGCAGGATGTTGTTAATGCCGCCAAGGTTGCCAATGCCCATGATTTTATTATGGCATCCAAACATGGCTACTATACAAAGACCGGTGACAGGGGGAGCAAAATGTCCGGCGGACAGAGGCAGCGTATCAGCATAGCAAGGGCGGTTCTGAAAAACCCGCCAATAATGATACTTGATGAAGCAACTTCCGCACTGGACACCGAGTCGGAAAGGCTTGTTCAGGATGCACTCTTCCGGTTGATGAAAAACAGGACCTCACTGGTTATTGCCCACAGGCTGTCGACGATCCAGTTTGCTGATGAGATATGTGTGCTTCATGAGGGGCAGATTGTTGAAAGAGGTAAACACGCCAACTTGCTTGCTCTCAACGGATACTACCGCAAGCTGCATGATATGCAATATTTTACCTAA
- a CDS encoding adenylosuccinate lyase: MDIGRLSALSPVDGRYRQQADELAVFFSEYALIRYRIYVEVEYFIALTDIPLPQLKDIKTGDKENIRKIYDEFKLEDALRVKEAEKITNHDIKAVEYYIKDAFRECGLDRYVEFVHFGLTSQDINNTAIPLSVRDALREVYYPVIETLIDKLKQAEIEWSDVPMLARTHGQPASPTRLGKEIRVFNERIVKQAALLREIPCSAKFGGATGNFNAHYAAYPGVDWIGFANQFVNGKLGLDRSQVTTQIEHYDNLAAIFDNLKRINTILVDLCRDFWSYISMDYFSQEIRAEEVGSSAMPHKVNPIDFENAEGNLGIANAVFEHLSAKLPISRLQRDLTDSTVLRNVGVPLAHTVIAIKAIMRGLNKLSLNMVAIEADLQNNWMVIAEGVQTILRREGYPEPYEALKKLTRQDSKITEADFARFVNSLDIDDRIKEELKMLTPFNYTGIKP, encoded by the coding sequence ATGGATATCGGACGACTTTCTGCATTATCACCCGTTGATGGAAGATATCGCCAGCAGGCTGATGAGCTTGCTGTCTTTTTTTCTGAGTATGCCCTGATCAGATACCGTATTTATGTTGAAGTGGAATATTTTATTGCACTTACTGATATTCCTCTGCCGCAGCTTAAAGATATAAAGACCGGTGACAAGGAAAATATACGAAAGATATATGATGAATTCAAGCTTGAGGATGCTCTGAGGGTGAAAGAGGCAGAAAAGATTACCAATCATGACATCAAGGCGGTTGAGTATTATATCAAAGATGCTTTCAGGGAGTGCGGACTTGACCGGTATGTTGAGTTTGTACACTTCGGTCTTACCAGCCAGGATATAAACAATACTGCAATACCCCTGTCGGTCAGAGATGCATTGCGTGAGGTTTATTATCCTGTTATAGAAACTCTTATTGATAAGCTAAAGCAGGCAGAGATTGAATGGTCGGATGTACCCATGCTTGCGCGGACGCATGGTCAGCCTGCATCACCCACCAGACTTGGTAAGGAGATAAGGGTTTTCAATGAACGGATTGTCAAACAGGCTGCTTTGCTGAGAGAGATTCCATGTTCTGCCAAGTTTGGGGGAGCAACCGGGAATTTTAATGCCCATTATGCTGCATATCCCGGGGTGGACTGGATCGGTTTTGCGAACCAGTTTGTAAATGGGAAACTTGGACTGGACCGTTCGCAGGTTACTACACAGATCGAGCATTATGATAATCTTGCCGCCATTTTTGATAACCTGAAACGAATTAACACGATACTGGTTGATCTTTGCAGGGACTTCTGGAGTTACATATCGATGGATTATTTCAGCCAGGAGATCCGGGCAGAAGAGGTTGGGTCGTCAGCAATGCCCCATAAGGTCAATCCGATTGATTTTGAAAATGCCGAAGGCAATCTGGGTATAGCAAATGCGGTTTTTGAACATCTTTCTGCCAAGCTGCCGATCTCACGGCTGCAGAGGGATCTGACCGATTCGACCGTATTACGGAATGTAGGAGTGCCGTTGGCACATACAGTGATTGCTATAAAAGCTATTATGCGCGGGCTGAATAAATTGTCACTGAACATGGTTGCTATAGAGGCTGACCTTCAGAACAACTGGATGGTAATAGCAGAAGGCGTTCAGACAATACTGCGCCGGGAGGGATACCCCGAGCCATATGAGGCACTTAAAAAGCTTACCCGACAGGATTCGAAGATCACAGAGGCAGATTTTGCCCGATTTGTAAATTCGCTTGACATTGATGACAGGATAAAGGAAGAGCTTAAGATGTTAACCCCGTTCAATTATACGGGAATTAAGCCCTGA
- a CDS encoding nodulation protein NfeD, which yields MLKCFTILLIAAQSVSFAGTEEAEERKLVYKFDMRTEVMPALWRQTQQAFTEAEELQADYILIHMNTYGGLVQAADSIRTKILNTDIPVIVFIDNNAISAGALIAIAAQEIYMRSGSSIGAATVVDATGAEVPDKFQSFMRSAMRATAESHGRDTLITESDTIVKWRRDPVIAEAMVDPSVYIPNIIDTGKVLTLTAEEAIEAGYCEGIASTISEVLQKAGIENYEIIEYELTAMESVIGFLIHPVFQSILIMIIIGGLYFELQTPGIGFPLGMAFLAAILYFAPLYLEGIAQNWEIALFIIGVILLAIEIFAIPGFGVAGIAGLVLMVTGLTLAMIDNIVWEFEGAGLRPFIRSLLLVIFSSFVALVTSISVSRRLLDTTVFSHLVLSSIQDKEQGYIGVDNKSRELVGKQGTASTSLRPSGRVEVESEQYDAKSLVGFIDKGEKVKVVKFETGQIYVVKEI from the coding sequence ATGCTGAAATGTTTCACCATCCTTCTGATTGCAGCACAGTCGGTATCATTTGCCGGTACTGAAGAAGCTGAAGAGAGGAAGCTTGTATACAAGTTCGATATGAGAACTGAGGTCATGCCTGCATTATGGAGGCAGACACAGCAGGCATTCACCGAGGCTGAAGAGCTTCAGGCCGACTATATCCTGATCCATATGAACACTTACGGAGGCCTGGTACAGGCTGCCGATTCAATAAGGACCAAAATACTGAACACTGATATACCGGTGATTGTCTTCATAGATAACAACGCCATATCTGCCGGCGCACTCATAGCAATAGCCGCGCAGGAGATATATATGCGATCCGGATCAAGTATCGGGGCGGCGACTGTTGTTGATGCCACCGGTGCGGAGGTACCCGATAAGTTTCAGTCTTTTATGCGGTCTGCAATGCGCGCCACAGCCGAATCGCACGGAAGGGACACCCTGATAACTGAGTCCGACACCATAGTCAAGTGGCGCCGGGATCCGGTAATTGCCGAAGCCATGGTTGACCCTTCTGTCTACATACCAAACATTATAGATACAGGCAAAGTGCTTACCCTCACTGCCGAAGAAGCTATTGAGGCAGGTTATTGTGAAGGAATTGCCTCTACCATAAGTGAAGTCCTCCAAAAAGCAGGGATTGAAAATTATGAGATCATTGAATATGAACTGACTGCCATGGAATCCGTTATCGGTTTCCTTATCCACCCTGTATTTCAAAGTATACTTATTATGATAATTATCGGGGGACTCTATTTTGAGCTGCAGACACCGGGCATTGGGTTCCCCCTCGGAATGGCGTTTCTGGCAGCTATCCTTTACTTTGCCCCGCTGTATTTAGAAGGTATAGCACAAAACTGGGAAATAGCCCTTTTCATAATAGGAGTTATCCTGCTTGCAATTGAGATTTTTGCCATACCCGGTTTCGGGGTGGCAGGTATAGCTGGCCTGGTGCTGATGGTAACCGGACTCACCCTTGCTATGATCGACAATATCGTCTGGGAGTTCGAAGGAGCAGGTCTCAGGCCTTTTATCAGGTCTTTGCTGCTCGTTATATTCAGTTCATTTGTTGCACTTGTTACATCAATTTCTGTCAGCCGGAGACTTCTTGACACGACCGTCTTCTCTCATCTTGTGCTGAGTTCAATTCAGGACAAAGAGCAGGGATATATAGGTGTTGACAATAAATCCCGTGAACTTGTTGGTAAACAGGGAACCGCGTCAACTTCTTTACGACCTTCAGGCAGGGTTGAGGTCGAGTCTGAACAATATGATGCAAAATCGCTCGTTGGTTTCATAGATAAAGGAGAAAAAGTCAAAGTAGTTAAATTTGAAACAGGGCAGATATACGTGGTAAAGGAAATATAA
- a CDS encoding DNA-binding protein → MTITFNELRKIKDSLPDGSMRKIADELNLSVETVRNYFGGANYDEGETVGIHLEKGPNGGIVVLDDTTILDMAKDILAKEGVN, encoded by the coding sequence ATGACAATAACATTCAATGAACTACGGAAGATCAAGGACAGTTTGCCGGACGGAAGCATGAGAAAAATAGCTGATGAGCTCAACCTTAGCGTAGAAACAGTCAGGAACTACTTTGGAGGAGCAAATTACGATGAGGGAGAAACAGTCGGCATACATCTTGAAAAAGGACCCAACGGAGGAATAGTTGTATTGGATGACACCACTATACTTGATATGGCAAAAGATATACTTGCAAAAGAGGGTGTCAACTGA
- a CDS encoding HD domain-containing protein, which yields MDNRITIIIKSAEELHLTTLYSYCMNLFKGQKLPSHDHDHHLRVWHYTKEMITMLPHGLREFNRNDIEQLMLAVFFHDTGLTVTLSEDHGSESAIILKRFLDRNRCAFPADTAMAVSAVEQHDKKEILETGESGLVPGIPIIVSLCDDLDAYGPAGILRYAEIYLLRGITFAELPGKVLKNLDLRFRRFTQQNWMPVDLIAKHEKRYNYTRDFYETMAQQNKVLQKEIIRCYMDYHKTTGGSLQGFAVNLLNGKNEDFRNFGCDLLADMESEPQCST from the coding sequence ATGGATAACAGGATAACAATAATCATAAAAAGTGCAGAGGAGCTTCATCTCACAACTCTCTACAGCTACTGCATGAATCTGTTTAAAGGGCAGAAACTGCCCTCCCATGACCATGACCACCATCTGAGAGTATGGCACTATACAAAAGAGATGATAACTATGCTGCCTCATGGACTAAGGGAGTTTAACAGAAATGACATCGAGCAGCTGATGCTTGCCGTATTCTTTCATGACACAGGCCTTACCGTTACATTGAGTGAAGATCACGGTTCAGAAAGTGCTATAATACTCAAAAGGTTCCTGGACCGGAACCGGTGCGCTTTCCCGGCAGATACTGCAATGGCTGTTTCAGCCGTCGAGCAGCATGACAAAAAAGAGATTCTTGAAACGGGCGAGAGCGGCTTGGTGCCCGGCATTCCAATAATAGTCTCCCTGTGTGATGATCTTGATGCCTACGGACCTGCAGGGATTCTTCGCTATGCTGAAATATATCTCCTGCGTGGCATCACTTTTGCCGAACTTCCCGGGAAAGTGCTGAAAAATTTGGACTTAAGGTTCAGAAGGTTTACACAGCAGAACTGGATGCCGGTTGATCTTATTGCAAAGCATGAAAAGAGATACAATTATACACGCGATTTCTATGAAACTATGGCGCAGCAAAATAAGGTACTGCAAAAAGAGATCATCAGATGCTATATGGATTACCACAAGACAACAGGAGGAAGCCTTCAGGGATTTGCTGTAAATCTTTTGAACGGCAAAAATGAAGATTTCAGGAACTTTGGCTGCGACCTGTTGGCTGATATGGAAAGTGAGCCACAATGCAGCACATAA
- the tilS gene encoding tRNA lysidine(34) synthetase TilS, whose translation MDELFQDFIKTNDLFTHDDRILLGLSGGIDSMVMLHLMTSAGLDVYAAHCNFKLRGAESDEDQIFVESECRRQNIRFIPGAFNTKEYAAEKGISLQMAARELRYEWFLKLLGDLDCRYVAIAHNKNDVAETFLINLLRGTGLRGLTGIRPKTGSIVRPLLFADRKSISEYASHHNILHREDSSNYETKYLRNYVRHAIIPEFEKISPGFIGNIYDTAGRLKEADAIFSETIENKFSYLFESQGNDYIVSINSLSGLHPLPAYLYGFLKRWNFPREVTEDILVAMQGGTSGKQFYSPTHRLIRDREHLIITALPVHGLTRYYIDEDSTTLSEPLNMRISKHRHQPGFKIPADRNIACVDAGMLHYPLLLRKWQKGDYFQPLGMGGLKKLSDFFIDNKFSIAQKERVWILASGSRIVWIAGHRLDDRFRITERTKDILMIEILE comes from the coding sequence ATGGATGAGTTGTTTCAGGATTTTATAAAAACCAACGATCTTTTCACACATGATGACAGGATCCTGCTTGGGCTCAGCGGTGGGATTGATTCGATGGTCATGCTGCATCTTATGACAAGTGCAGGATTGGATGTATACGCAGCACATTGCAATTTCAAACTAAGGGGGGCGGAATCAGATGAAGATCAGATTTTTGTTGAAAGCGAATGCCGCCGGCAAAACATACGGTTTATTCCCGGCGCTTTTAACACAAAAGAATATGCAGCAGAAAAGGGGATATCGCTTCAGATGGCAGCACGAGAGCTGAGGTATGAATGGTTCTTAAAACTCCTGGGTGACCTGGACTGCAGGTACGTTGCAATTGCCCATAACAAGAATGACGTTGCCGAAACCTTTTTAATTAACCTCTTGAGGGGTACAGGCCTCAGGGGGTTGACAGGGATCAGGCCCAAAACAGGCAGTATTGTAAGGCCCCTTCTATTTGCAGACAGAAAATCCATATCAGAATATGCATCACATCATAATATCCTCCACAGGGAAGATTCCAGTAATTATGAAACAAAGTATTTACGGAACTATGTCAGGCATGCAATAATTCCGGAATTTGAAAAAATATCTCCAGGCTTCATCGGCAACATATATGATACTGCCGGCCGGCTCAAAGAAGCTGATGCTATTTTTTCGGAAACTATTGAGAATAAGTTTTCATACCTGTTTGAGAGTCAAGGCAATGATTATATTGTAAGTATTAATTCGTTGTCCGGCCTCCATCCCCTGCCGGCATATCTGTATGGGTTCCTCAAAAGATGGAATTTCCCCAGGGAAGTCACCGAGGATATACTGGTTGCGATGCAGGGCGGAACTTCAGGAAAACAGTTCTATTCACCGACACACCGGTTGATAAGAGACAGGGAGCACCTTATAATTACAGCTCTCCCCGTACACGGACTTACCCGGTACTATATTGATGAAGATTCAACTACACTCAGTGAGCCGCTCAATATGAGAATTTCAAAACACAGGCATCAACCGGGTTTTAAAATACCGGCTGACAGAAATATTGCCTGTGTTGATGCAGGCATGCTCCATTATCCGCTTCTGCTCAGAAAGTGGCAGAAGGGCGACTATTTTCAGCCCCTTGGCATGGGTGGGTTGAAAAAACTGAGTGATTTCTTTATAGATAACAAGTTTTCCATAGCTCAAAAAGAGAGAGTCTGGATACTTGCCTCCGGGTCAAGGATAGTCTGGATTGCAGGCCACAGGCTGGATGACAGGTTCAGGATCACCGAACGCACAAAAGACATACTCATGATCGAGATTCTTGAATGA
- a CDS encoding lycopene cyclase domain-containing protein, with the protein MMYTYLLINIFAILFPFVISFDKRNYFFARWKFLFPAIAITGLFFILWDMLFTGMGIWGFNPRYLTGIYIVNLPLEEVLFFITIPFACVFTYDTLKYFVKRDLPAKYSRPVSFVLAAGLLIIAVFNLSKLYTSVTFILAATFILYHELVLKSPYMGRFYLSYAILLLPFLIINGILTGSFIEEQVVWYDNNHNLSLRIFTIPVEDVIYGLFLVLMNVTFFEYFRRRIKPESHVIQESRS; encoded by the coding sequence ATCATGTACACATATCTGCTGATAAATATTTTCGCAATCCTTTTTCCTTTTGTTATAAGCTTTGACAAACGGAATTATTTCTTTGCCAGGTGGAAATTTCTGTTTCCTGCAATAGCGATTACCGGACTGTTTTTTATTTTATGGGACATGCTTTTTACAGGCATGGGGATCTGGGGGTTTAACCCAAGATATCTTACAGGCATATATATAGTAAATCTCCCGTTGGAAGAGGTGTTGTTTTTTATTACGATCCCCTTTGCCTGTGTGTTTACATATGACACCCTGAAGTACTTTGTAAAACGGGACCTGCCGGCAAAATACTCCAGGCCGGTTTCATTTGTACTTGCAGCGGGCCTTCTCATTATTGCTGTTTTCAATCTTTCAAAGTTATATACTTCGGTCACCTTTATACTTGCTGCCACATTTATATTATATCATGAACTTGTACTCAAATCTCCCTACATGGGAAGATTCTACCTGTCTTATGCAATATTGTTGTTGCCGTTCCTTATTATCAACGGGATATTGACAGGTTCCTTTATTGAAGAGCAGGTGGTGTGGTACGATAACAACCATAACCTGTCGCTCAGGATATTCACAATTCCGGTTGAAGATGTAATCTACGGACTTTTCCTTGTTCTTATGAATGTTACTTTCTTTGAGTATTTCCGGAGGAGGATTAAGCCTGAAAGTCATGTCATTCAAGAATCTCGATCATGA